The Candidatus Mesenet endosymbiont of Agriotes lineatus region TTGAGTACTTATCGTATGGTTATAGAACAAAATAGTGAACTAAGTGATGTAGATATTACTCAAGAGCTTGAGCAACAACCAGAAACTTCTTTTCCTGGTTAATATAACTATATCAATTTTAGTTTTATAGTTTAATATATATTTTTGTTTTAATAGCATAATGAGTAATAGATTAAACTATTACATTACTGGTTGTTCAGTAGCACTGCTACTTATTGCAACATTATATATTATACAGCCAATATTATCTCCGCTTGCAGTTGCAACAATTATAGCATATTTGCTTAACCCTTGCATAAATAAATTAGAAAAATATAAACTACCACGATCTTGCTCTGTATTGCTTGTATTATTCACTTTTCTAATATTATTTTTAACTCTTTTAGTCATAGTTGCTCCCATTGCATATATACAATTGATTTCACTATCTAGCTTCTTAATTAATAAAAAAATGCCATTTATTAAGGATCAAATCATGCCTGTGTTACTAAAAATATATGAGGACATGAATAGCTTTAGTGATGCAGTTAACATGATGAACAATCTGCCAGAGAATTTATTTGAGAGTCATACTATAATAACATTTCTTAGTTCGATATCTAAAATCATAAAAAGTTTGATAACAAGTGCTCTTAGTTCAAGCATTGATTTAATCAATACGTTAGTGCTCATATTCATTACCATTATTTTGTTATTCTATATGCTATATGACTGGCCTTTAATAATTACAAATATCAATAGTCTAATACCTATATCTTATCGTGATGTAGTAAAAAATTATTTCATTCAGATTGATTTGCTAATATCAGCATATCTTAGAGGCCAAGTTAGTGTTTGCCTGATA contains the following coding sequences:
- a CDS encoding AI-2E family transporter; the encoded protein is MSNRLNYYITGCSVALLLIATLYIIQPILSPLAVATIIAYLLNPCINKLEKYKLPRSCSVLLVLFTFLILFLTLLVIVAPIAYIQLISLSSFLINKKMPFIKDQIMPVLLKIYEDMNSFSDAVNMMNNLPENLFESHTIITFLSSISKIIKSLITSALSSSIDLINTLVLIFITIILLFYMLYDWPLIITNINSLIPISYRDVVKNYFIQIDLLISAYLRGQVSVCLIMAIFYSIGLKIININYWLLIGLISGIMTFIPYIGSLSCTMLALLIAISQFDSLFMYLAVLSLFIIGQAVEGMVITPLLIGKKVQLHPIWIIIGMTICASQIGFLGILFSIPITAISCVFVKAIVNSYINSEFYNKSKCS